In the genome of Drosophila yakuba strain Tai18E2 chromosome 3R, Prin_Dyak_Tai18E2_2.1, whole genome shotgun sequence, one region contains:
- the LOC6536149 gene encoding probable peptidyl-tRNA hydrolase 2, with protein MGDKLLDSAQIINGLAVMLSFFVGYRYALKRGDAKETSAEEAAASFSVGSSVPCGSEASVSDKGYGGFNDNFKMVLVVRNDLKMGKGKIAAQCGHGAVGAYQRAVVRTPRLLRAWENCGCAKIAVRVDSEAELMTIKKAAERQQLNTCLIRDAGRTQIEANSKTVLAVGPAAAADIDRVTGHLKLL; from the exons ATGGGCGACAAACTGCTGGACTCGGCGCAGATCATCAATGGCCTGGCTGTGATGCTGTCCTTCTTCGTGGGCTACCGTTACGCCCTGAAGCGAGGCGATGCCAAGGAAACTTCCGCCGAAGAAGCGGCGGCCTCGTTCTCAGTGGGATCTTCGGTGCCCTGCGGTTCCGAGGCTTCAGTTTCCGATAAG GGCTATGGAGGCTTCAACGACAACTTTAAGATGGTCCTGGTGGTGCGCAACGACCTCAAGATGGGCAAGGGCAAGATTGCCGCGCAGTGTGGCCACGGAGCGGTGGGTGCTTACCAGCGGGCGGTGGTCAGGACGCCTCGACTACTGCGGGCGTGGGAGAACTGTGGTTGCGCCAAGATAGCCGTACGTGTGGACAGCGAGGCGGAGCTGATGACCATCAAGAAGGCAGCCGAGCGCCAGCAACTGAATACGTGTCTCATTCGCGACGCCGGTCGCACACAAATAGAGGCTAACTCCAAGACTGTGCTAGCCGTGGGCCCAGCGGCTGCCGCAGACATCGACCGGGTTACCGGCCACCTGAAGTTGCTGTAA